In the genome of Myxococcus stipitatus, one region contains:
- a CDS encoding DUF58 domain-containing protein: MRQGRPVPTGLAVALFAGGLLPAALTVASPTFGWLALAMNVAVLALCAVDFLRAPRAEDVKVSREVEPILSSGTRNAVHWVFERLDEGTAPLRVEVRDEPPSTVVSTGHRQSLTLAPRGSTRLTYFVTPPSRGDAHFGDLHLRLSGPLGLCARQVRRPSAQSVKIYPDLTALSKEALTLARSSDAPSERTVRRRASEGREFESLREYRPGDDYRHIDWKASARHAHTLVRTWQPERHQPMLLLLDCGRHMAGKVRGRRKLDHAVDAALRLARVGLDAGDVVGVMAFASDVLTFLPPRKGHEHLRLITESLYRAEAALEESDYGRAYDFAFARQTRRTLVVLFTDLVDPDASSALLTRTLALRPRHLPVVASLLDEDVRAAATQVPEEVQDAYSRQAASRLESEFRRTATTLRDAGALVVRAPAQGFGAATLNVYLDVKSRGLL; this comes from the coding sequence GTGAGGCAGGGGCGGCCGGTCCCCACGGGCCTCGCCGTGGCGCTGTTCGCCGGGGGGCTCCTCCCCGCCGCGCTCACCGTGGCCAGTCCCACCTTCGGCTGGCTCGCGCTGGCGATGAACGTGGCCGTGCTCGCCCTGTGCGCCGTGGACTTCCTGCGGGCCCCCCGCGCCGAGGACGTGAAGGTCTCGCGCGAGGTGGAGCCCATCCTCTCCTCGGGCACTCGCAACGCCGTGCACTGGGTGTTCGAGCGGCTCGACGAGGGCACCGCCCCGTTGCGCGTGGAGGTCCGCGACGAGCCTCCCAGCACCGTCGTCAGCACCGGCCATCGCCAGTCCCTCACCCTGGCCCCCCGCGGCTCCACGCGGCTCACCTACTTCGTCACCCCACCCTCGCGGGGCGATGCGCACTTCGGAGACCTGCACCTGCGCCTGTCCGGCCCGCTGGGCCTGTGCGCGAGACAGGTGCGAAGACCCTCGGCGCAGTCGGTGAAGATCTACCCGGACCTCACCGCGCTCTCGAAGGAGGCCCTCACGCTGGCGCGCTCCTCCGACGCGCCTTCCGAGCGCACCGTGCGACGCCGCGCCTCCGAGGGCCGGGAGTTCGAGTCCCTGCGCGAGTACCGCCCCGGCGACGACTACCGCCACATCGACTGGAAGGCCTCCGCGCGCCACGCCCACACGCTGGTGCGCACGTGGCAGCCGGAGCGGCACCAGCCCATGCTGCTGCTGCTCGACTGCGGGCGGCACATGGCGGGCAAGGTGCGGGGCCGGCGCAAGCTGGACCACGCGGTGGACGCGGCGCTCCGCCTGGCGCGAGTGGGCCTGGACGCGGGCGACGTCGTGGGCGTCATGGCCTTCGCCAGCGACGTGCTCACCTTCCTTCCCCCGCGCAAGGGACACGAGCACCTGCGCCTCATCACCGAGTCGCTCTACCGCGCCGAGGCCGCGCTGGAAGAGAGCGACTACGGCCGCGCCTACGACTTCGCCTTCGCCCGGCAGACGCGCCGCACGCTCGTGGTGCTCTTCACGGACCTGGTGGACCCGGACGCCTCCTCGGCGCTGCTCACACGGACGCTGGCCTTGCGCCCCCGGCACCTGCCCGTCGTCGCCTCGCTGCTGGACGAGGACGTGCGCGCCGCCGCGACCCAGGTGCCCGAAGAGGTGCAGGACGCGTACTCGCGACAGGCCGCCTCGCGGCTCGAATCGGAGTTCCGCCGCACCGCCACCACCCTGCGCGATGCCGGAGCCCTGGTCGTCCGAGCCCCCGCCCAGGGCTTTGGCGCGGCCACGCTCAACGTGTACCTGGACGTCAAGTCTCGCGGACTCCTGTAG
- a CDS encoding SNF2-related protein: METVLAEVARGLRVEVEADASVLAGMAESAEQPVRSLTPFHERLLAEELLARSGDTQQRLANALSEAKVDLNPHQVEGAMFALDSLSRGGCMLGDEVGLGKTIEAGLVIAQLMAEGKTRILILAPATLRAQWNSELREKFDLDSVLVDGRTVRATGNCFDQPFPVICSHPFAANKAHLTSEIPWDLIVIDEAHRLRNAHRANNKMGQALRASLAGKPKLLLTATPLQNDIMELFGLMSLLDEQILGPEHAFRSRYRVDEGGGMSEAAATELKERLAPVVQRTLRRQVREYVRYTNRRSIVEDFTPSPEEHDLYEKVSEYLQRSEAAAIEPGKKTLLTLCYRKLLASSTYAIAPTLRRLSDNLEKRLQAAKLGQKALAMFEPEEAKQFVEEGEEWSDDPAKAPNIRVLEQEVWELRQYADLADSIKVNAKGEALKRGLDRTFGVMQSHGWPVKALIFTESKRTQQYLFNLLSESGYQGKISLLSGDMAGTPEERRALVDEFRNKTQILICTEAGAEGLNLQFCNLVVNYDLPWNPQRVEQRIGRCHRYGQQRDVLVINFLNRMNAADARLFELLEKKLNLFDGVFGASDEILGALESGVDFERRVLDIYQSCRKPEDINTAFDKLRSDLEQRISQRMTAMRSVVMERFDGDVRRRLRGQNEQTKETLAKRQQEARALTNSVLGSRASGRLEVAKAAYAVKERKQDAVSYLQLDAAGLPSRLARLAGSEGWWFAYKFETTGLKPEEKVVHLVLVKDREGNFRALPLQDGAHFVKLEAKEEKRRQPAPVSVQLMQEQSLMTAKDEIIRAAERRNALELDKAKERADRYVEDCLMESREAVETARQQWIEARKQVAPVEDVAERAKARAHADRLEREYRRKLSSLRNEEEKRYASKDRQLAELAQKAKVTEKRSLIASAYFWLS; this comes from the coding sequence ATGGAGACGGTCTTGGCGGAGGTCGCGAGGGGATTGCGGGTGGAGGTGGAGGCGGACGCGTCGGTCCTCGCCGGCATGGCGGAGTCCGCGGAGCAACCGGTCCGGTCGCTGACCCCCTTCCACGAGCGGCTGCTGGCCGAGGAGCTCCTCGCACGCAGCGGCGACACCCAGCAGCGGCTGGCCAACGCCCTGTCCGAGGCCAAGGTCGACCTCAATCCCCACCAGGTCGAAGGCGCCATGTTCGCGCTCGACTCGCTGTCGCGCGGCGGCTGCATGCTGGGCGACGAGGTGGGCCTGGGGAAGACCATCGAAGCGGGCCTGGTCATCGCCCAGCTCATGGCCGAGGGAAAGACGCGCATCCTCATCCTCGCGCCGGCCACCCTCCGGGCGCAGTGGAACAGCGAGCTGCGGGAGAAGTTCGACCTGGACAGCGTGCTGGTGGATGGCCGCACCGTGCGCGCCACGGGCAACTGCTTCGACCAGCCCTTCCCCGTCATCTGCTCGCACCCCTTCGCGGCGAACAAGGCGCACCTGACGTCGGAGATTCCATGGGACCTCATCGTCATCGACGAGGCCCACCGACTGCGCAACGCGCACCGGGCCAACAACAAGATGGGCCAGGCGCTGAGGGCCTCCCTGGCCGGCAAGCCCAAGCTGCTGCTCACCGCCACGCCGCTCCAGAATGACATCATGGAGCTGTTCGGGCTGATGTCGCTCCTGGACGAGCAGATCCTCGGCCCTGAGCACGCCTTCCGCAGCCGCTACCGGGTGGACGAGGGCGGAGGCATGTCCGAGGCCGCCGCCACCGAGCTCAAGGAGCGGCTGGCTCCCGTGGTGCAGCGCACCCTGCGCCGGCAGGTGCGCGAGTACGTGCGGTACACCAACCGCCGCTCCATCGTGGAGGACTTCACCCCCTCCCCCGAGGAGCACGATCTCTACGAGAAGGTCAGCGAGTACCTGCAGCGCTCGGAGGCCGCGGCCATCGAGCCCGGCAAGAAGACGCTCCTGACGCTCTGCTACCGCAAGCTCCTGGCGTCCTCCACGTACGCCATCGCCCCCACGCTGCGGCGCCTCTCCGACAACCTGGAGAAGCGCCTGCAGGCGGCGAAGCTGGGCCAGAAGGCCCTGGCGATGTTCGAGCCCGAGGAGGCCAAGCAGTTCGTCGAGGAGGGCGAGGAGTGGTCGGACGACCCGGCCAAGGCGCCCAACATCCGCGTGCTCGAGCAGGAAGTGTGGGAGCTGCGCCAGTACGCGGACCTGGCGGACTCCATCAAGGTCAATGCCAAGGGCGAGGCCCTCAAGCGGGGCCTGGACCGCACCTTCGGCGTGATGCAGTCGCACGGCTGGCCGGTCAAGGCGCTCATCTTCACCGAGTCCAAGCGCACGCAGCAGTACCTCTTCAACCTGCTGTCGGAGAGCGGCTACCAGGGGAAGATCTCCCTGCTGTCCGGTGACATGGCCGGCACGCCCGAGGAGCGGCGCGCGCTGGTGGACGAGTTCCGCAACAAGACGCAGATCCTCATCTGCACCGAGGCCGGCGCCGAGGGCCTCAACCTCCAGTTCTGCAACCTGGTCGTCAACTACGACCTGCCCTGGAACCCGCAGCGCGTGGAGCAGCGCATCGGCCGCTGCCACCGGTACGGCCAGCAGCGGGACGTGCTGGTCATCAACTTCCTCAACCGCATGAACGCCGCGGACGCGCGCCTGTTCGAGCTGTTGGAGAAGAAGCTCAACCTCTTCGACGGCGTCTTCGGCGCCTCCGACGAAATCCTGGGCGCGCTGGAGAGCGGCGTGGACTTCGAGCGCCGCGTGCTGGACATCTACCAGTCCTGCCGCAAGCCCGAGGACATCAACACCGCGTTCGACAAGCTGCGCTCGGACCTGGAGCAGCGCATCAGCCAGCGCATGACTGCGATGCGCTCGGTGGTGATGGAGCGCTTCGACGGCGACGTGCGCCGCCGCCTGCGCGGGCAGAACGAGCAAACGAAGGAGACGCTCGCGAAGCGGCAGCAGGAGGCCCGCGCCCTCACCAACTCCGTGCTGGGCAGCCGCGCGTCGGGACGGCTGGAGGTGGCCAAGGCTGCCTATGCCGTCAAGGAGCGCAAGCAGGACGCGGTCAGCTACCTCCAGCTCGACGCCGCGGGCCTGCCCTCACGGCTGGCGCGACTGGCCGGCAGCGAGGGCTGGTGGTTCGCCTACAAGTTCGAGACGACGGGCCTGAAGCCCGAGGAGAAGGTCGTCCACCTGGTGCTGGTGAAGGACCGCGAGGGCAACTTCCGCGCCCTGCCCCTCCAGGACGGCGCGCACTTCGTGAAGCTGGAGGCGAAGGAGGAGAAGCGCCGCCAGCCCGCGCCTGTGTCCGTGCAGCTCATGCAGGAGCAGTCGCTGATGACGGCGAAGGATGAAATCATCCGCGCCGCCGAGCGCCGCAATGCGCTGGAGCTGGACAAGGCCAAGGAGCGCGCGGACCGCTACGTCGAGGACTGCCTCATGGAGTCTCGCGAGGCCGTGGAGACGGCGCGTCAGCAGTGGATCGAGGCGCGCAAGCAGGTGGCCCCGGTGGAGGACGTCGCCGAGCGAGCGAAGGCCCGCGCCCACGCCGACCGACTGGAGCGCGAGTACCGCCGCAAGCTGTCCTCGCTGCGCAACGAGGAGGAGAAGCGCTACGCCTCCAAGGACCGCCAGCTCGCCGAGCTCGCCCAGAAGGCCAAGGTGACGGAGAAGCGCTCGCTCATCGCCTCCGCCTACTTCTGGCTGTCCTGA
- a CDS encoding Smr/MutS family protein — protein sequence MSPRRPAALPPGEDWLPPEGTEPPPAEDAFVELPIDGNLDLHFFHPREVKPLVIEYLWACRQKGLLDVRIIHGKGTGALRRTVHSLLPKLEEVESFRSASESDGGWGATWVRLKPLAAAQDSQK from the coding sequence ATGAGCCCGCGGCGACCAGCAGCTCTACCTCCCGGCGAGGACTGGCTCCCTCCGGAGGGAACGGAACCCCCGCCCGCTGAGGACGCGTTCGTCGAACTTCCCATCGACGGCAACCTCGACCTGCATTTCTTTCACCCTCGCGAGGTGAAGCCCCTGGTCATCGAGTACCTCTGGGCCTGTCGCCAGAAGGGGCTGCTCGACGTTCGCATCATCCACGGCAAGGGGACCGGAGCGCTGCGTCGCACCGTGCACTCCCTGCTGCCCAAGCTGGAGGAAGTGGAGTCCTTCCGCTCCGCCTCCGAGTCAGACGGAGGCTGGGGCGCGACGTGGGTGCGACTCAAGCCGCTGGCGGCGGCTCAGGACAGCCAGAAGTAG
- a CDS encoding DUF72 domain-containing protein, translating to MAPQRGPSQLDLFTGAPVEAPSRGRGRAQPVEPAPVPEALATLGHELPQGIYLGTSSWTFPGWNGLVFDHEATASQLAREGLSAYARHPVLRTVGIDRTFYGPVTAETFAEYAEQVPADFRFLVKAHEACTLARFPMHERYGAQRGQPNERFLHAGYAEEFVVRPFVEGLGDKGGPLVFQFPPQDPQVLGGVARFVERLHAFLSALPKGPLYAVEVRNEELLTEGFAQALADVGASPVLAIWAHMPNMGLQAKRTRALDARALVVRWMLPPNLGYEEARARYAPFNRLVDEDVPTRDLLARACLAGLRRERPVFVTINNKAEGSAPLSAIKLAERIVSGKAQEGSQRSVTS from the coding sequence ATGGCTCCACAGCGCGGACCCTCTCAGCTCGACCTCTTCACGGGAGCACCCGTGGAGGCGCCCTCGCGGGGCCGTGGACGTGCGCAACCCGTGGAGCCCGCTCCGGTGCCGGAAGCCCTGGCCACGCTGGGCCACGAGCTTCCCCAGGGCATCTACCTGGGCACCTCGTCATGGACCTTCCCGGGGTGGAATGGCCTCGTCTTCGACCATGAGGCCACCGCGTCACAGCTCGCGCGAGAGGGCCTGTCCGCGTACGCGCGCCACCCCGTCCTGCGCACGGTGGGCATCGACCGCACCTTCTACGGCCCCGTCACCGCCGAGACGTTCGCCGAGTACGCCGAGCAGGTCCCCGCGGACTTCCGCTTCCTCGTGAAGGCCCACGAGGCCTGCACCCTGGCGCGCTTCCCGATGCATGAGCGCTACGGCGCGCAGCGAGGCCAGCCCAACGAGCGCTTCCTCCATGCCGGGTACGCGGAGGAGTTCGTGGTGCGCCCCTTCGTCGAGGGCCTGGGCGACAAGGGCGGCCCGCTCGTCTTCCAGTTCCCGCCGCAGGACCCGCAGGTACTCGGGGGCGTCGCGCGCTTCGTGGAGCGGCTGCATGCCTTCCTCTCCGCGCTGCCCAAGGGGCCGCTGTACGCGGTGGAGGTGCGCAACGAGGAGCTGCTGACGGAGGGCTTCGCGCAGGCGCTCGCGGATGTCGGCGCCAGCCCCGTGCTGGCCATCTGGGCGCACATGCCGAACATGGGCCTTCAGGCGAAGCGCACGCGGGCATTGGATGCACGCGCGCTGGTGGTGCGGTGGATGCTGCCGCCGAACCTGGGCTACGAGGAGGCTCGAGCCCGCTACGCGCCGTTCAACCGTCTGGTGGACGAAGATGTGCCCACCCGGGACTTGCTGGCGCGCGCGTGTCTGGCGGGACTGCGACGCGAGCGCCCCGTTTTCGTCACCATCAACAACAAAGCCGAGGGGAGCGCGCCACTGTCCGCTATCAAACTGGCGGAACGTATCGTCTCCGGCAAGGCGCAGGAGGGGAGCCAGCGGAGCGTCACGTCATGA
- a CDS encoding right-handed parallel beta-helix repeat-containing protein, producing the protein MALLLPLPALAAQVPVQCNNTTADDETINAAVAASAAGDELVISGPCLINSTIRLRGQRAYRGGEPSGTVIRQANGANLAALMASDTWLDAQTYTGDPVSVKNLTLEGNASNNPSKATDGLVLMSWNSTAENLRINHMRGSGIRLTNTNSAGTAIVNTQVNGRIVHNFISDSGLHGVYVQDSGNSVTDWDLIDNWIADSGESAIRMENAAGWKVRGNHLYGVGQSALVARRMFGTTIADNYVEGFGEGTTAGTWAGIDVTVQGDAASVISDNKVFNFGGEPNAASRYHYLSIGQVNYGTGFVSVTGNAIRGIGGATSRGLSYEKGGGTALTVTSTGNLVTGVGTARHVGTGVTVNAGL; encoded by the coding sequence ATGGCACTGCTGCTCCCGCTCCCCGCGCTCGCGGCGCAAGTGCCCGTGCAGTGCAACAACACCACGGCTGATGACGAGACAATCAACGCCGCGGTCGCCGCGAGCGCGGCGGGCGATGAGCTCGTCATCTCCGGACCGTGCCTCATCAACTCGACGATTCGCCTGCGGGGGCAGCGTGCCTACCGAGGTGGAGAGCCCTCGGGCACCGTCATCCGTCAGGCGAACGGGGCCAACCTCGCGGCGCTGATGGCCAGCGACACGTGGTTGGATGCGCAGACCTATACGGGCGACCCCGTGAGCGTGAAGAACCTCACGCTGGAGGGCAACGCCAGCAACAACCCCAGCAAGGCCACCGATGGTCTCGTGTTGATGTCCTGGAACTCCACCGCGGAGAACCTGCGCATCAATCACATGCGTGGCTCGGGCATCCGTCTCACCAACACCAACAGCGCGGGGACGGCCATCGTCAACACGCAGGTGAACGGGCGCATCGTCCACAACTTCATCAGCGACTCGGGTCTGCATGGGGTGTACGTCCAGGACTCCGGCAACTCGGTGACGGATTGGGACCTCATCGACAACTGGATTGCGGATTCGGGAGAGAGCGCCATCCGCATGGAGAACGCGGCGGGCTGGAAGGTGCGCGGCAATCACCTCTACGGGGTGGGGCAGTCCGCCCTCGTCGCGCGCCGGATGTTCGGCACCACCATCGCCGACAACTACGTCGAGGGCTTCGGTGAGGGCACCACCGCGGGGACGTGGGCGGGCATCGACGTCACGGTGCAGGGCGACGCGGCCTCGGTCATCTCCGACAACAAGGTCTTCAACTTCGGCGGCGAGCCCAACGCGGCCTCGCGCTACCACTACCTGTCCATCGGCCAGGTCAACTACGGCACGGGCTTCGTCTCGGTGACGGGGAACGCCATCCGAGGCATCGGCGGCGCCACCAGCCGGGGCCTGAGCTACGAGAAGGGTGGGGGCACCGCGCTGACCGTCACCTCGACGGGCAACCTCGTCACGGGCGTGGGCACCGCGCGCCACGTGGGGACGGGCGTCACCGTCAACGCGGGCCTGTAA
- a CDS encoding diacylglycerol/lipid kinase family protein gives MKTFLVVNPRSANGQTGKRWVEIAAQVGRVLGEFGHGFTQGGMDAARIAREALDQGYECIVAVGGDGTLNEVTNGFFRDGKAINPNAALGLIPRGTGGDFRRTFGWGLDLDSSLERLRTDTTEPFDVGRLDFIDNDGNPATRYFANIASFGVSAVVAAEVNSGSKALGGNVSFLWGTVKGLLKHTERKVTLSTDGGPAETLDITAVAVANGRYFGSGMFVAPDAITHDGAFDITIWSGYGLSDFILKSKGVYNGSHVTWKGTRRLRCQTLHAESADGHDVILDVDGETPGRLPATFTLLPSAIRIKV, from the coding sequence ATGAAGACGTTCCTCGTGGTCAACCCGCGCAGCGCGAATGGCCAGACGGGAAAGCGCTGGGTGGAGATTGCCGCGCAGGTGGGAAGGGTGCTCGGCGAGTTCGGGCACGGCTTCACCCAAGGCGGGATGGACGCCGCGCGCATTGCCCGCGAGGCCCTGGACCAGGGGTACGAGTGCATTGTCGCCGTGGGCGGTGACGGCACGCTCAACGAAGTCACCAACGGCTTCTTCCGCGACGGCAAGGCCATCAATCCGAACGCGGCCCTGGGCCTCATCCCTCGAGGCACCGGCGGCGACTTCCGCCGTACCTTCGGCTGGGGCCTGGACCTGGACTCCTCCCTCGAGCGCCTGCGCACCGACACCACCGAGCCCTTCGACGTCGGCCGACTCGACTTCATCGACAACGACGGCAACCCCGCGACGCGCTACTTCGCCAACATCGCCTCGTTCGGTGTCAGCGCGGTGGTGGCCGCCGAGGTGAACAGCGGCAGCAAGGCGCTCGGCGGCAATGTCAGCTTCTTGTGGGGCACGGTGAAGGGGTTGCTCAAGCACACCGAGCGCAAGGTGACGCTGTCCACGGATGGAGGCCCCGCGGAGACGCTCGACATCACCGCCGTCGCCGTGGCCAACGGGCGCTACTTCGGCAGCGGCATGTTCGTCGCCCCCGATGCCATCACGCACGATGGCGCCTTCGACATCACCATCTGGTCCGGTTACGGCCTGAGTGACTTCATCCTCAAGTCGAAGGGCGTCTACAACGGCTCGCACGTCACCTGGAAGGGCACGCGCCGTCTGCGCTGCCAGACGCTCCACGCCGAATCCGCCGACGGACACGACGTCATTCTCGACGTCGACGGCGAGACGCCCGGCCGTCTTCCCGCGACCTTCACGCTGCTGCCCTCGGCCATCCGCATCAAGGTGTAG
- a CDS encoding PhzF family phenazine biosynthesis protein has protein sequence MQVTIVDAFTQKPGSGNRAGVVLDAAGLSVETMQRVAAAVGASETAFLLSGPDGNGVRLRYFTPTDEIDFCGHATVATFHLLAERGLLPRSGATRLACAAGVLDVELEAMGERGSRPWIVTPRQPWLESPVSLEQVLALVGGTVAMVDDALPVRRNGHRLMVPFRRREDVWGLAPRSSELAELLRPHGLGGVYVFTRETREAGSMAHSRYFVPGMGVPEDPATGSAAGPLGMYLAMNGVLPLPAEGGTVRARIEQGDAMGKPGRIEVEVTGKDGQPERARIGGVAVTVLEGTLRM, from the coding sequence ATGCAGGTGACGATTGTCGATGCCTTCACGCAGAAGCCTGGTTCCGGGAACCGAGCGGGCGTGGTGTTGGACGCGGCCGGGCTGAGCGTGGAGACGATGCAGCGAGTCGCCGCCGCGGTGGGGGCGTCGGAGACCGCGTTCCTCTTGTCGGGTCCGGATGGGAACGGGGTTCGGCTGCGCTACTTCACGCCGACGGATGAGATTGATTTCTGCGGCCATGCGACGGTGGCCACGTTCCATCTGCTGGCGGAGCGAGGGCTGCTGCCTCGCTCGGGGGCGACGCGGTTGGCGTGCGCGGCGGGTGTGCTCGACGTGGAGCTGGAGGCGATGGGCGAGCGTGGGAGCCGGCCGTGGATTGTCACGCCTCGGCAGCCGTGGCTGGAGTCGCCCGTGTCGCTGGAGCAGGTGTTGGCGCTCGTGGGGGGAACGGTCGCGATGGTGGACGACGCGCTTCCCGTTCGGCGCAACGGGCATCGGTTGATGGTGCCGTTCCGTCGGAGGGAGGACGTGTGGGGGCTGGCGCCTCGTTCGAGCGAGCTGGCGGAGCTGCTTCGTCCGCATGGGTTGGGGGGCGTGTATGTCTTCACGCGAGAGACGCGTGAGGCCGGCAGCATGGCGCACTCGCGTTACTTCGTGCCGGGCATGGGCGTACCCGAGGACCCGGCGACGGGGTCGGCGGCGGGGCCACTTGGGATGTACCTGGCCATGAATGGCGTGCTGCCGCTTCCTGCCGAGGGCGGCACGGTCCGCGCGCGCATCGAGCAAGGCGATGCGATGGGCAAGCCTGGACGCATCGAGGTGGAGGTCACAGGCAAGGATGGGCAGCCCGAGAGGGCTCGCATCGGCGGAGTCGCCGTGACGGTGCTCGAGGGCACGTTGCGCATGTGA
- a CDS encoding PLP-dependent aminotransferase family protein codes for MTIWTPNLRGREGPLYRVIADALGADIEEGRLAAGTRLPTHRELAEKVGVTVGTVTRAYAEAERRGLIGGEVGRGTFVRHRDTPRHLPSPAPDLGDDALVELGLNWPATPPGDPAGTALRKSLEALQRSPRLSELLDYQPHAGHPSHREAGAQWLERFGLEVAPSRVVVCSGGQHAMEVALSALTRPGDTVLCESLTYPGLKVLANRFHLRLHGVAMDEHGLLPDALEAACRTGAKVLFCLPNLQNPTGAVMTEERRRRIAAVARQHGLSVVEDDAYGLLLDKRPAPLCSFLPESGWFIAGVSKLLAPGLRLGYLAAPESTSTERLAEEAGLATRMTPALMADITARWVREGTADELVIRRRREAQERMELAKKLLGDWLPRPLSRGATYHLWLKLPAPWRAEPFASHARRRGVTVTPAELFNVGPATAPSAVRVCLGAPRTRAALEKGLQRLRETLEGGPEPLASIV; via the coding sequence ATGACAATCTGGACGCCCAACCTCCGAGGCCGCGAAGGCCCGCTGTACCGGGTCATCGCGGATGCACTCGGCGCGGACATCGAGGAGGGCCGCCTCGCCGCGGGCACTCGCCTGCCCACCCACCGTGAGCTGGCGGAGAAGGTGGGCGTCACCGTCGGCACCGTGACACGCGCCTACGCGGAGGCCGAACGCCGAGGCCTCATCGGCGGCGAAGTCGGCCGAGGCACCTTCGTCCGCCATCGGGACACACCTCGCCATCTCCCCTCGCCCGCACCCGACCTCGGCGACGATGCACTCGTGGAGCTCGGCCTCAACTGGCCCGCGACACCTCCAGGCGACCCGGCGGGCACGGCCCTGCGCAAATCACTGGAGGCACTGCAGCGCTCACCCAGGCTGTCGGAGCTGCTCGACTATCAGCCCCACGCGGGACATCCGTCCCACCGAGAAGCCGGCGCCCAGTGGCTCGAGCGATTCGGCCTCGAAGTCGCGCCCTCGCGCGTCGTCGTCTGCTCGGGAGGACAACACGCGATGGAGGTCGCCCTCAGCGCACTCACTCGGCCCGGTGACACCGTGCTCTGCGAGTCACTCACCTACCCCGGGCTCAAGGTCCTCGCGAACCGGTTCCACCTGCGACTGCACGGCGTCGCCATGGACGAGCACGGCCTGCTCCCCGACGCCCTCGAGGCCGCCTGCCGCACGGGCGCGAAGGTCCTCTTCTGCCTGCCCAACCTCCAGAACCCCACCGGCGCGGTGATGACCGAGGAGCGCCGCCGCCGCATCGCCGCCGTGGCTCGCCAGCACGGGCTCTCCGTCGTGGAGGACGACGCCTACGGCCTGCTGCTCGACAAGCGCCCCGCGCCGCTGTGCTCGTTCCTACCCGAGTCCGGCTGGTTCATCGCGGGAGTCTCCAAGTTGCTCGCGCCGGGACTCCGCCTGGGCTACCTGGCCGCGCCCGAGAGCACCAGCACCGAGCGGCTCGCGGAAGAGGCGGGCCTCGCCACCAGGATGACACCCGCCTTGATGGCCGACATCACCGCGCGCTGGGTGCGCGAAGGCACCGCGGACGAGCTCGTCATCCGCCGTCGCCGCGAGGCCCAGGAGCGCATGGAGCTGGCGAAGAAGCTGCTGGGAGACTGGCTGCCCCGCCCACTGAGCCGAGGCGCCACGTACCACCTGTGGCTGAAGCTCCCCGCACCGTGGCGCGCGGAGCCCTTCGCGTCACACGCCCGGCGGCGCGGCGTCACCGTCACGCCCGCCGAGCTCTTCAACGTGGGGCCCGCCACCGCACCGTCCGCGGTGCGCGTCTGCCTGGGAGCCCCACGCACCCGCGCGGCGCTGGAGAAGGGACTCCAGCGCCTGCGCGAGACACTGGAGGGAGGGCCGGAGCCCCTCGCCTCCATCGTCTGA